The proteins below are encoded in one region of Silene latifolia isolate original U9 population chromosome 2, ASM4854445v1, whole genome shotgun sequence:
- the LOC141641003 gene encoding uncharacterized protein LOC141641003: protein MGLTEKDLSKREVPLVGFSGETKHSLGEIVIPTYAGGANKQVRYLVIDGPSTYNVILGRPWINEMKAIPSTYHQCLKFPTPWVVQEICGDQEEAKDCYKVALKSTTSPPAWQLQSRCIQDEYIEPQQAELDEVILDALHPERTVLIGSECTGIDQSVITHKLSVDLSYKLVQQKRRKIASERNKVINQEVDNLLAAGKIREIKYPEWLSNVVVVPKKNVKWRVCVDFTDLNKACPKDPFPLPHIDAMVDTTAGHEMLTFLDA, encoded by the exons ATGGGATTAACCGAGAAGGATCTATCAAAGAGGGAGGTTCCCTTGGTTGGTTTCAGTGGCGAAACAAAGCACTCCTTAGGAGAGATCGTTATTCCAACCTATGCAGGCGGTGCTAATAAGCAGGTAAGATATTTGGTTATTGATgggccctctacttacaatgtaatccttggcaggccctggatcaACGAAATGAAGGCAAtaccctcaacataccaccagtgtcTGAAGTTTCCAACGCCCTGGGTGGTGCAAGAGATATGTGGGGACCAGGAAGAAGCCAAGGATTGCTATAAAGTGGCTCTGAAGTCAACAACCAGCCCGCCTGCATGGCAATTACAGAGCCGGTgcatccaggacgaatacattgagCCCCAACAGGCAGAACTAGACGAAGTCATCCTGGACGCACTGCACCCAgaacgaaccgtgctcattggatcTGAATGTACAG ggatagaccAAAGTGTGATAACTCACAAGCTAAGTGTAGACCTAAGCTATAAACTtgtgcagcagaaaagaagaaaaattgcTTCTGAGAGAAACAAGGTCATAAACCAGGAAGTAGATAACCTGCTTGCTGCAGGAAAGATTCGTGAaataaaatatccagaatggttgtctaatgtggtGGTGGTTCCGAAGAAGAATGTCAAGTGGAGGGTCTGCGTCGATTTCACAGATTTAAATAAAGCTTGCCCAAAGGATCCATTTCCTCTACCACACATAGATGCCATGGTGGATACTACTGCTGgccacgagatgctaacattccTAGATGCCTGA